A genomic segment from Candidatus Neomarinimicrobiota bacterium encodes:
- a CDS encoding cytidine deaminase — MAQARARAPHSGYPVGAAVLADSGKIYPGCNIESDAFPTTICAERVAIFGAIAAGETGFKALAIVSNDGCGLPCGACRQVIYEQCGEIPIYVLGPDRQSRKEFSTAQLLPYPFDLKKT; from the coding sequence TTGGCCCAAGCGCGAGCTAGAGCGCCCCACAGCGGCTATCCTGTAGGTGCCGCCGTCCTGGCTGACTCTGGTAAGATCTACCCCGGATGCAACATTGAGTCCGATGCCTTTCCCACCACCATCTGCGCCGAACGCGTGGCCATTTTCGGGGCCATTGCTGCGGGCGAGACCGGCTTCAAGGCCCTGGCCATTGTCTCCAATGATGGCTGCGGCTTGCCTTGCGGCGCCTGCCGCCAGGTGATTTACGAACAATGCGGCGAGATCCCCATCTACGTGCTGGGGCCTGACCGACAGTCTCGAAAAGAGTTCTCCACAGCACAACTCCTACCCTACCCCTTTGACCTCAAGAAAACCTAA
- a CDS encoding rhomboid family intramembrane serine protease translates to MFIPYKDDNPRILIPYVTYAILAVNVLIFIYQILLTGTVAQHAFTLRFGLVPAYFWSGDAQAVLEYNRELLSRFYQRALLSDLAEVQLLPRPVTLFTSPFLHAGWMHIIGNMLFLYVFADNVEGALGHVRFALFYLLTALAAGLLHLMVVPSSMVPVVGASGAISGVMGGYLVRYPRVRIHVLVFIFIFITTLRLPATIVLGMWFLIQAIYGLVSLPMQLSGGVAWFEHIGGFAAGFSYMAISTRGRKFRFKHGGYF, encoded by the coding sequence ATGTTCATTCCCTATAAAGACGATAACCCTCGCATCCTCATTCCGTACGTGACTTACGCCATCCTGGCAGTGAATGTGCTGATCTTTATCTACCAGATTCTCCTGACAGGCACCGTAGCCCAGCACGCCTTCACCCTCCGTTTTGGTCTCGTCCCGGCTTATTTCTGGAGTGGGGATGCCCAGGCAGTCCTCGAATACAATCGGGAGCTGCTGAGCCGCTTCTACCAGCGAGCCCTTTTAAGCGACCTCGCGGAGGTGCAGCTACTGCCGCGTCCGGTGACCTTGTTCACCTCCCCCTTCCTGCACGCCGGTTGGATGCATATTATCGGCAACATGCTCTTTCTCTACGTCTTCGCCGATAATGTGGAGGGAGCTCTGGGGCATGTAAGGTTCGCTCTGTTCTATCTCCTGACGGCGCTTGCCGCCGGGCTGTTGCACCTGATGGTCGTCCCCAGCAGCATGGTCCCGGTGGTAGGTGCCAGCGGGGCCATCTCAGGGGTAATGGGTGGCTATCTGGTGCGCTATCCCCGCGTACGGATCCACGTACTGGTTTTCATCTTCATTTTCATCACCACTCTGCGCCTGCCTGCCACTATTGTTCTCGGAATGTGGTTCCTGATACAGGCCATCTACGGCCTGGTGAGTCTGCCGATGCAGCTGTCGGGCGGCGTAGCGTGGTTCGAGCATATCGGCGGGTTTGCAGCTGGTTTTTCCTACATGGCAATTTCGACACGGGGCCGTAAATTCCGTTTCAAGCATGGTGGATATTTCTGA